In the genome of Raphanus sativus cultivar WK10039 chromosome 4, ASM80110v3, whole genome shotgun sequence, one region contains:
- the LOC108855895 gene encoding nuclear intron maturase 2, mitochondrial isoform X2, with protein MRRSFSIIGPTKWLKHSSPRTNTIFIITPIHSLSYFSPHHQRQPPDPDDPTNLLKEDGVSLCSHMWLDNFKHPNKTSTNLTSYLRRFELWVLAYQKVSCDELGAYVPRTSIQRSALENLLSLRNSVLDDRFKWGARLDFYIKSPRDKTDYESLSKRKIKAILTTTQPTPFQDRIVQEVLLMILEPVYESRFSQKSFAFRPGRTAHTVLRVIRRNFAGYLWYVKGDLSVVLDGMKVGFVVSSLMRDVRDKKVIDLIKTALVTPVVTTSKVDGEEEKKKTKKRKYQKKRVLADDEPKPDPYWLETFFGFAPEEANKSPQWGHCGILSPLLVNVCLDELDRYMEGKVKDFYRPSKSDVIWNSPEGEGGGDQGNTSWPEFVPTSGPDKTRKMDYVRYGGHILIGVRGPRADAATLRKELIEFVDQKYMLRLDNENLPIEHITKGIMFLDHVLCRRVVYPTLRYTATGGKIISEKGVGTLLSVTASLKQCIKQFRKLNFIKGDRDPDPQPCFRMFHATQAHTNAQMNKFLTTVAEWYRFADNRKKIVNFCSYIVRGSLAKLYAAKYKLRSRAKVYKGASRNLSRPLKEKKGLSPEYNNLLRMGLAESIDGLVYTRMSLVPETDYTPFPANWRPEHEKFLMEYLTLDEPKTLEEQKRFIRENGLVSPQDYTSMLVWNYKRNAIPMDQVSILKDQPFLLGSSSNHNRDNDDDDDQKNKEDSDDEDDDDGLHIARL; from the coding sequence CCCAGATCCCGACGACCCAACCAACCTCCTCAAAGAAGACGGAGTCTCCCTCTGCTCCCACATGTGGCTCGACAACTTCAAACACCCAAACAAAACCTCCACCAACCTCACCTCCTACCTCCGCCGCTTCGAGCTCTGGGTCCTCGCCTACCAAAAAGTCTCCTGCGACGAGCTCGGCGCCTACGTCCCACGCACCTCCATCCAACGCTCGGCGCTAGAGAATCTCTTATCCCTCAGAAACTCCGTCCTCGACGACCGGTTCAAATGGGGAGCCCGTCTCGACTTCTACATCAAGTCCCCTCGAGACAAGACCGACTACGAGTCGTTATCCAAGCGCAAGATCAAAGCTATCTTAACCACCACGCAACCTACTCCCTTCCAGGACAGGATCGTTCAAGAAGTGTTGCTGATGATTCTTGAACCGGTTTACGAGTCCCGGTTCTCTCAGAAGTCCTTCGCGTTTCGTCCCGGGAGGACGGCGCACACTGTTTTGAGAGTGATTCGTAGGAACTTCGCTGGTTACTTGTGGTATGTTAAAGGGGACTTGAGTGTGGTTTTGGATGGGATGAAAGTTGGGTTTGTGGTTAGTTCTTTGATGAGAGATGTTAGAGACAAGAAAGTCATCGACTTGATCAAAACCGCGCTTGTTACACCTGTTGTGACGACGAGTAAAGTCGAtggagaggaggagaagaagaagacgaagaagaggaAGTATCAGAAGAAACGCGTCTTGGCTGACGACGAGCCTAAGCCTGATCCTTACTGGTTAGAGACTTTCTTCGGTTTCGCTCCCGAAGAAGCTAACAAGTCTCCTCAGTGGGGACACTGTGGGATACTTAGTCCTCTTTTAGTTAACGTATGTCTCGACGAGCTTGACCGTTACATGGAAGGGAAAGTTAAAGACTTTTACCGTCCTTCTAAGAGCGACGTTATATGGAACAGCCCCGAAGGAGAAGGTGGTGGTGATCAGGGGAACACTTCGTGGCCTGAGTTTGTGCCCACGAGCGGTCCTGACAAGACGAGGAAGATGGATTACGTTAGGTACGGTGGTCATATACTGATAGGAGTCCGTGGACCGCGAGCTGATGCCGCGACGTTGAGGAAAGAGCTGATTGAGTTTGTTGATCAGAAGTATATGCTTAGGCTAGACAATGAGAATCTCCCTATCGAACATATAACCAAAGGTATAATGTTTCTTGATCATGTTCTGTGTCGTCGTGTTGTGTATCCGACTCTGAGGTATACCGCGACTGGAGGGAAGATCATAAGCGAGAAAGGTGTCGGGACGCTTTTGTCCGTTACAGCGAGTTTGAAACAGTGCATCAAACAGTTTAGGAAGCTGAACTTTATAAAAGGAGACCGTGATCCTGATCCTCAGCCTTGTTTCAGAATGTTCCACGCTACTCAAGCTCATACCAACGCGCAGATGAATAAGTTTCTGACTACGGTTGCTGAGTGGTATCGGTTTGCGGATAACCGGAAAAAGATTGTGAACTTCTGCTCTTATATCGTTCGTGGCTCCCTTGCTAAGCTTTACGCTGCAAAGTATAAGCTTAGGTCACGAGCCAAAGTGTACAAAGGAGCTTCTAGGAATCTGAGCCGTCCTTTGAAGGAGAAGAAAGGTCTGTCACCTGAGTATAACAATCTCTTGAGAATGGGACTTGCTGAGTCTATCGATGGGCTTGTTTACACGAGAATGTCTCTTGTTCCTGAGACTGACTACACGCCTTTTCCGGCTAACTGGAGGCCAGAGCACGAGAAGTTTCTGATGGAGTACTTAACGCTCGATGAACCGAAGACGTTAGAAGAGCAGAAGAGGTTTATCAGAGAGAATGGTCTAGTTTCGCCACAGGACTACACGTCGATGTTGGTGTGGAACTATAAGAGAAATGCTATTCCCATGGATCAGGTTTCGATTCTAAAGGATCAACCTTTCTTGTTGGGGTCATCAAGTAACCACAACCGTgacaatgatgatgatgatgatcagaaGAATAAAGAAGAcagtgatgatgaagatgatgacgaTGGGCTTCACATTGCACGCTTGTAA
- the LOC108855895 gene encoding nuclear intron maturase 2, mitochondrial isoform X1: protein MRRSFSIIGPTKWLKHSSPRTNTIFIITPIHSLSYFSPHHQRQPPDPDDPTNLLKEDGVSLCSHMWLDNFKHPNKTSTNLTSYLRRFELWVLAYQKVSCDELGAYVPRTSIQRSALENLLSLRNSVLDDRFKWGARLDFYIKSPRDKTDYESLSKRKIKAILTTTQPTPFQDRIVQEVLLMILEPVYESRFSQKSFAFRPGRTAHTVLRVIRRNFAGYLWYVKGDLSVVLDGMKVGFVVSSLMRDVRDKKVIDLIKTALVTPVVTTSKVDGEEEKKKTKKRKYQKKRVLADDEPKPDPYWLETFFGFAPEEANKSPQWGHCGILSPLLVNVCLDELDRYMEGKVKDFYRPSKSDVIWNSPEGEGGGDQGNTSWPEFVPTSGPDKTRKMDYVRYGGHILIGVRGPRADAATLRKELIEFVDQKYMLRLDNENLPIEHITKGIMFLDHVLCRRVVYPTLRYTATGGKIISEKGVGTLLSVTASLKQCIKQFRKLNFIKGDRDPDPQPCFRMFHATQAHTNAQMNKFLTTVAEWYRFADNRKKIVNFCSYIVRGSLAKLYAAKYKLRSRAKVYKGASRNLSRPLKEKKGLSPEYNNLLRMGLAESIDGLVYTRMSLVPETDYTPFPANWRPEHEKFLMEYLTLDEPKTLEEQKRFIRENGLVSPQDYTSMLVWNYKRNAIPMDQVSILKDQPFLLGSSSNHNRDNDDDDDQKNKEDSDDEDDDDGLHIARL from the coding sequence CCCAGATCCCGACGACCCAACCAACCTCCTCAAAGAAGACGGAGTCTCCCTCTGCTCCCACATGTGGCTCGACAACTTCAAACACCCAAACAAAACCTCCACCAACCTCACCTCCTACCTCCGCCGCTTCGAGCTCTGGGTCCTCGCCTACCAAAAAGTCTCCTGCGACGAGCTCGGCGCCTACGTCCCACGCACCTCCATCCAACGCTCGGCGCTAGAGAATCTCTTATCCCTCAGAAACTCCGTCCTCGACGACCGGTTCAAATGGGGAGCCCGTCTCGACTTCTACATCAAGTCCCCTCGAGACAAGACCGACTACGAGTCGTTATCCAAGCGCAAGATCAAAGCTATCTTAACCACCACGCAACCTACTCCCTTCCAGGACAGGATCGTTCAAGAAGTGTTGCTGATGATTCTTGAACCGGTTTACGAGTCCCGGTTCTCTCAGAAGTCCTTCGCGTTTCGTCCCGGGAGGACGGCGCACACTGTTTTGAGAGTGATTCGTAGGAACTTCGCTGGTTACTTGTGGTATGTTAAAGGGGACTTGAGTGTGGTTTTGGATGGGATGAAAGTTGGGTTTGTGGTTAGTTCTTTGATGAGAGATGTTAGAGACAAGAAAGTCATCGACTTGATCAAAACCGCGCTTGTTACACCTGTTGTGACGACGAGTAAAGTCGAtggagaggaggagaagaagaagacgaagaagaggaAGTATCAGAAGAAACGCGTCTTGGCTGACGACGAGCCTAAGCCTGATCCTTACTGGTTAGAGACTTTCTTCGGTTTCGCTCCCGAAGAAGCTAACAAGTCTCCTCAGTGGGGACACTGTGGGATACTTAGTCCTCTTTTAGTTAACGTATGTCTCGACGAGCTTGACCGTTACATGGAAGGGAAAGTTAAAGACTTTTACCGTCCTTCTAAGAGCGACGTTATATGGAACAGCCCCGAAGGAGAAGGTGGTGGTGATCAGGGGAACACTTCGTGGCCTGAGTTTGTGCCCACGAGCGGTCCTGACAAGACGAGGAAGATGGATTACGTTAGGTACGGTGGTCATATACTGATAGGAGTCCGTGGACCGCGAGCTGATGCCGCGACGTTGAGGAAAGAGCTGATTGAGTTTGTTGATCAGAAGTATATGCTTAGGCTAGACAATGAGAATCTCCCTATCGAACATATAACCAAAGGTATAATGTTTCTTGATCATGTTCTGTGTCGTCGTGTTGTGTATCCGACTCTGAGGTATACCGCGACTGGAGGGAAGATCATAAGCGAGAAAGGTGTCGGGACGCTTTTGTCCGTTACAGCGAGTTTGAAACAGTGCATCAAACAGTTTAGGAAGCTGAACTTTATAAAAGGAGACCGTGATCCTGATCCTCAGCCTTGTTTCAGAATGTTCCACGCTACTCAAGCTCATACCAACGCGCAGATGAATAAGTTTCTGACTACGGTTGCTGAGTGGTATCGGTTTGCGGATAACCGGAAAAAGATTGTGAACTTCTGCTCTTATATCGTTCGTGGCTCCCTTGCTAAGCTTTACGCTGCAAAGTATAAGCTTAGGTCACGAGCCAAAGTGTACAAAGGAGCTTCTAGGAATCTGAGCCGTCCTTTGAAGGAGAAGAAAGGTCTGTCACCTGAGTATAACAATCTCTTGAGAATGGGACTTGCTGAGTCTATCGATGGGCTTGTTTACACGAGAATGTCTCTTGTTCCTGAGACTGACTACACGCCTTTTCCGGCTAACTGGAGGCCAGAGCACGAGAAGTTTCTGATGGAGTACTTAACGCTCGATGAACCGAAGACGTTAGAAGAGCAGAAGAGGTTTATCAGAGAGAATGGTCTAGTTTCGCCACAGGACTACACGTCGATGTTGGTGTGGAACTATAAGAGAAATGCTATTCCCATGGATCAGGTTTCGATTCTAAAGGATCAACCTTTCTTGTTGGGGTCATCAAGTAACCACAACCGTgacaatgatgatgatgatgatcagaaGAATAAAGAAGAcagtgatgatgaagatgatgacgaTGGGCTTCACATTGCACGCTT